The proteins below come from a single Saccharophagus degradans 2-40 genomic window:
- a CDS encoding zinc ribbon-containing protein, translating to MSDHDKQEGPAYDRFADKAKEFFAKSSEQSLSSLEKAIESAKEHLIKAGELSQQQAEHFKVFLRRDLEQAAKNVHHWGEVTSEQVKENLKPAKLQAGFLDLTAHLSHSASDLFNKLAEWADTTACYKTGQVTAPGVLRCRQCDKEMHFKKSGNIPPCPGCKATEFRRVS from the coding sequence ATGAGCGATCACGATAAGCAGGAAGGGCCCGCATACGATCGGTTTGCGGATAAAGCCAAGGAGTTTTTCGCTAAGTCGAGCGAGCAGTCGTTAAGCTCCCTCGAAAAAGCCATAGAATCTGCCAAGGAGCATTTGATTAAGGCTGGCGAACTCAGCCAGCAACAAGCCGAGCATTTCAAAGTATTTTTGCGCCGAGACTTAGAGCAAGCAGCCAAGAATGTGCACCACTGGGGCGAAGTAACCTCTGAGCAAGTAAAAGAAAACTTAAAGCCAGCCAAACTTCAAGCGGGCTTTTTAGATTTAACCGCCCACCTATCTCACTCTGCTAGTGATTTATTTAATAAGTTGGCCGAGTGGGCAGATACCACCGCATGCTACAAAACCGGGCAGGTTACAGCGCCAGGGGTATTGCGTTGCCGCCAGTGCGACAAAGAAATGCACTTTAAAAAAAGTGGCAATATCCCGCCCTGCCCCGGCTGCAAAGCAACCGAATTTAGGCGGGTAAGCTAG
- a CDS encoding MOSC domain-containing protein — translation MLKNLLEVSQVGEVTWLGVRPEREQPMLMVDALEARCDKGIVGDRYSGRSGERQVTLIQAEHLPAIAALLGWDEVTPEQLRRNIAVAGINLLALKGKQFSIGGATLAYTGLCHPCSRMEKTFGSGGYNAVRGHGGITARVITSGIIRIGDGVQTVSS, via the coding sequence TTGCTAAAGAATCTATTAGAAGTATCACAGGTTGGCGAAGTGACTTGGCTTGGGGTGCGGCCAGAGCGCGAACAGCCCATGTTAATGGTCGATGCGCTGGAGGCTCGTTGCGACAAAGGCATTGTAGGCGATAGGTACTCAGGTCGCAGTGGCGAGCGTCAAGTCACGCTTATTCAAGCAGAACACCTACCTGCTATTGCCGCGCTGCTCGGCTGGGATGAAGTAACTCCCGAGCAGCTGCGCCGCAACATTGCCGTAGCGGGTATTAACCTGTTAGCGCTGAAGGGTAAACAGTTCAGCATTGGCGGTGCCACCTTGGCCTACACGGGCCTTTGCCACCCCTGCTCTCGCATGGAGAAAACCTTTGGCAGCGGCGGTTACAATGCTGTACGCGGCCACGGCGGCATTACCGCGCGAGTCATTACATCTGGCATTATTCGTATTGGCGATGGCGTGCAAACAGTGTCGAGCTAG
- a CDS encoding PEP-CTERM sorting domain-containing protein yields the protein MLRILVLVASFVFAVSAQANLLVNGDFEDGLNGWGSEFGSVQVVNKNGNNVAKLNDNNSSGLEVLWQSFYIPTEVNTVSFSFDFKFKGWDNSRHQEDLAGSLLEVRDGITSWWDWSPWSIVEAVEFDLNSGWMSFYGEYDVSNIVDIDPNGRVFFGIFEDSGWCDDLTDSVLFIDNVVVAAVASVPEPGTFALLMLGLAGLVFARRKAV from the coding sequence ATGTTAAGGATATTAGTTCTAGTTGCTAGCTTTGTTTTTGCTGTTTCTGCACAGGCAAACTTGCTTGTAAACGGCGACTTTGAAGATGGCTTAAATGGATGGGGTAGCGAGTTTGGCAGCGTTCAGGTAGTCAACAAAAATGGCAACAATGTTGCCAAATTGAATGACAACAATTCCAGTGGTTTAGAGGTGTTGTGGCAGTCGTTTTACATTCCCACGGAAGTAAACACGGTTAGCTTTTCCTTTGATTTTAAATTCAAAGGTTGGGACAACTCTCGTCACCAGGAAGATTTGGCCGGTTCACTGCTTGAAGTACGCGATGGTATCACCAGCTGGTGGGATTGGAGCCCTTGGAGCATTGTAGAGGCTGTGGAATTTGATCTTAACTCAGGCTGGATGAGCTTTTACGGCGAGTACGACGTATCAAACATAGTTGACATTGATCCCAATGGACGTGTGTTCTTTGGTATTTTTGAAGACAGCGGTTGGTGCGACGATCTTACTGACTCTGTGTTGTTTATCGACAATGTTGTAGTTGCAGCTGTGGCTTCTGTGCCAGAGCCAGGTACATTTGCATTGTTAATGCTAGGCCTAGCAGGCTTGGTATTCGCAAGACGCAAAGCAGTTTAA
- the hpf gene encoding ribosome hibernation-promoting factor, HPF/YfiA family → MQINLSGHHVELTDAIRNIANEKFQKIASHYPHLDSVDVYLTVEKHEQKVEATTQYRGATLAVQSSKTDLYAAIGDSVRKLESALSHRKGITKANLHEKPILEQPEEAIEEEPEYKGA, encoded by the coding sequence ATGCAAATAAACCTATCCGGTCACCACGTTGAACTTACCGATGCCATTCGCAACATTGCAAACGAGAAGTTCCAAAAAATTGCCTCTCACTACCCCCATTTGGATAGCGTGGATGTGTATCTGACCGTAGAAAAGCATGAACAAAAAGTGGAAGCGACCACCCAGTACCGGGGCGCGACACTCGCAGTACAGTCCTCTAAAACCGATTTATACGCCGCCATTGGCGATTCTGTACGCAAACTAGAATCGGCATTGTCGCACCGCAAAGGCATAACCAAAGCCAACCTTCACGAAAAACCTATATTGGAGCAGCCTGAAGAGGCAATTGAAGAAGAGCCAGAATACAAGGGCGCTTAG
- a CDS encoding 5-oxoprolinase/urea amidolyase family protein, protein MTHIQTLQRINDHSLLAAFSQGFSQALSYGQISQLAGWLRHNITSIKEAVPAYSQVFIEWDDTLTYIDISQALNAALKNIQTITQPHATAEAPQPLTVQVCYHPSVAPDLYNVATTLGLSEQDVIRQHLKANYQIQAIGFMPGFAYLGGLPDNLRIPRRANPRTQVPAGSVAIAENQTAVYPLAAPGGWHLIGCSPAPLGDPNILESAHKQKENNTLSVGKAVKFEQISLEQFNRIAQQREQSKPQNHLPSQSTFTTRNPTSHMTILQTGPLALLQDTGRKQVQHLGVSQCGSLDNYAYQWANKLLGNAPNSPAIEITLGLFKARFNAPTTIAIAGADCHATLNNRPLHNWASHRVNTGDTLAFGGARSGARAYLAVAGGFECATLFDSCAMNPKEHWPQTASQLSAKQNVGYRSNSQPPLKMAPWYKQPNYQQELVLRVYPSYQFDQFGANEIDKLCSENYQIHSHSDRMGYRLEGANIHWQHGGISSEPIAFGSVQIPPSGQPIVLLNDRQTLGGYPKIGCVKAEDCWQLAQRQAGQSVRFEFIEWD, encoded by the coding sequence ATGACTCACATACAAACATTGCAGCGTATTAACGACCACAGCCTACTTGCTGCCTTTAGCCAAGGTTTTAGCCAAGCCTTAAGCTACGGCCAAATAAGTCAGCTTGCCGGCTGGTTAAGACACAATATTACCAGCATAAAAGAAGCGGTACCGGCCTACAGCCAAGTATTCATTGAGTGGGATGACACGCTAACCTATATCGACATCAGCCAAGCGCTCAACGCAGCGCTAAAAAATATACAAACGATTACGCAGCCCCATGCCACGGCAGAAGCCCCTCAGCCCTTAACAGTACAAGTGTGCTACCACCCAAGCGTAGCCCCCGACCTATATAACGTGGCCACAACACTTGGCTTGAGCGAACAAGACGTTATTCGCCAGCACCTAAAAGCAAACTACCAAATACAAGCCATTGGCTTTATGCCTGGCTTCGCCTACTTAGGTGGCCTGCCTGACAATTTGCGTATACCGCGCCGCGCCAACCCTCGTACGCAGGTGCCTGCCGGCAGTGTAGCCATAGCCGAAAACCAAACGGCGGTATACCCCTTAGCTGCCCCAGGTGGTTGGCACTTAATTGGCTGTAGCCCAGCCCCGCTAGGGGACCCAAACATATTAGAAAGTGCACACAAACAAAAAGAAAATAACACCCTAAGCGTAGGCAAAGCCGTTAAATTTGAGCAGATTAGTCTCGAGCAATTTAATCGCATTGCGCAGCAGCGTGAACAATCAAAACCTCAAAACCATTTACCATCACAAAGCACATTTACCACACGCAACCCAACAAGCCACATGACTATTTTGCAAACTGGGCCATTGGCCCTACTGCAAGATACTGGACGCAAGCAGGTGCAGCACTTAGGCGTAAGCCAGTGCGGCAGCTTAGACAACTACGCCTACCAATGGGCCAATAAGTTATTAGGAAATGCCCCAAATAGCCCCGCCATAGAGATAACGCTTGGCCTGTTTAAAGCGCGCTTTAACGCTCCTACTACCATTGCCATTGCAGGGGCAGATTGCCACGCAACGCTTAACAACCGGCCACTGCACAACTGGGCCAGCCACCGTGTAAATACAGGTGACACGCTCGCCTTTGGCGGCGCACGCAGTGGTGCTCGCGCATATTTAGCGGTTGCAGGTGGGTTTGAGTGTGCAACTTTGTTTGATAGCTGCGCAATGAACCCCAAAGAACATTGGCCGCAAACAGCAAGCCAGTTAAGCGCCAAACAGAATGTTGGCTATAGAAGTAACAGCCAGCCACCACTAAAAATGGCACCGTGGTACAAACAGCCCAATTACCAACAAGAGCTTGTATTGAGGGTTTACCCGAGCTATCAATTTGATCAGTTCGGCGCAAATGAAATAGACAAGCTGTGCAGTGAGAACTACCAGATTCACTCCCACAGCGACCGCATGGGCTACCGCTTAGAAGGCGCAAATATTCACTGGCAGCACGGCGGTATAAGCTCTGAGCCTATTGCCTTTGGCAGCGTGCAAATTCCACCAAGCGGGCAACCTATAGTGCTGCTTAACGACAGGCAAACCCTTGGGGGCTACCCTAAAATTGGTTGCGTAAAAGCGGAAGACTGCTGGCAATTAGCGCAGCGACAAGCAGGGCAAAGTGTGCGATTTGAGTTTATAGAGTGGGATTAA
- a CDS encoding YajQ family cyclic di-GMP-binding protein yields MPSFDIVSEVDEQEVRNAVENATRELSTRFDFRGVDASFEWKTDQTTMRAEGDFQLGQMLDILRNKLVKRGVDPESIDTSTPVHSGKSWSQVVTFKNGIEASVAKKVVKAIKDSKIKVQVAIQGEEVRVTGKKRDDLQEVMALVRNGELGQPFQFKNFRD; encoded by the coding sequence ATGCCGTCTTTCGATATTGTTTCTGAAGTAGATGAACAAGAAGTTCGTAACGCCGTTGAAAACGCTACCCGCGAGCTGAGCACACGCTTTGACTTTCGCGGCGTAGATGCGAGCTTTGAGTGGAAAACCGATCAAACCACTATGCGTGCAGAGGGCGATTTTCAGCTGGGCCAAATGTTAGACATTTTGCGCAATAAATTGGTTAAGCGCGGCGTCGACCCAGAATCTATAGATACCAGCACACCGGTACACTCGGGTAAAAGTTGGAGCCAAGTTGTTACCTTTAAAAATGGTATTGAAGCCAGCGTTGCCAAAAAAGTGGTTAAAGCCATTAAAGACAGCAAAATTAAGGTACAAGTGGCTATTCAAGGTGAAGAAGTACGCGTTACGGGTAAAAAGCGCGACGATCTGCAAGAGGTTATGGCTTTGGTGCGCAACGGTGAGCTAGGGCAACCGTTTCAGTTTAAAAACTTCCGCGATTAA
- a CDS encoding M48 family metallopeptidase translates to MKNRTSTLLIDDIPIAITRRKMKSLRLRVCPQKGDVKVSAPHFVARGDIHAFVVKNLDWVRSQRAEIANREVVPVRLMQTGDSIPLLGQTFRLHVEGGVSRPSLKCLADNQLLMRLPVSAGLVEQQQLIDTWYRDQLKLAVPPLLERYEPIMGVAVKQWGIKKMKTRWGSCNITARRIWLNLDLASKPAQCLEYVVVHELAHLLESGHTPRFWAIVDKTMPTWRAANLILNPRSRK, encoded by the coding sequence ATGAAAAACCGCACCTCTACGCTACTCATCGATGACATTCCCATTGCGATTACCCGTCGCAAAATGAAATCCTTGCGCCTGCGCGTTTGCCCGCAAAAGGGTGACGTTAAGGTGTCGGCCCCGCATTTTGTGGCGCGGGGCGATATTCACGCGTTTGTCGTTAAAAACTTAGATTGGGTGCGTTCTCAACGGGCAGAAATTGCCAATCGTGAAGTGGTACCAGTTAGGTTAATGCAAACTGGGGATAGTATTCCCTTGCTTGGCCAAACCTTTCGCTTGCACGTTGAGGGTGGGGTAAGTAGGCCTAGTCTAAAATGCCTTGCTGATAACCAACTGCTAATGCGCCTGCCTGTAAGCGCTGGCTTAGTTGAGCAGCAGCAATTAATAGATACTTGGTATCGCGACCAACTTAAGTTGGCCGTACCGCCGCTGCTAGAACGCTACGAGCCCATAATGGGGGTAGCGGTTAAACAGTGGGGGATTAAAAAAATGAAAACCCGCTGGGGTAGTTGCAATATTACCGCGCGACGTATTTGGCTAAATTTAGATTTGGCCAGCAAGCCCGCGCAATGCTTAGAGTATGTGGTGGTGCATGAGCTGGCGCATTTGCTGGAGTCGGGGCACACACCTAGGTTTTGGGCCATTGTGGATAAAACCATGCCCACTTGGCGCGCGGCTAATTTAATCCTTAACCCGCGCTCGCGAAAATAA
- a CDS encoding MATE family efflux transporter codes for MPLSKPLTPKSPTFWKSVLLLALPVALQMLLQSLLGMADVVMVGDLGPEALAAVGLAAKLHFLLLVMMSGIAAGGSVLIAQYSGSKNSEGCRNTLSVTLAVGVAVIMPLVAAFAIAPQVWVNWINPDPIVVAIAAEYIQITALVLLLTQIAVIYEASLRALGNTTVPLIGGAVSVLVNIALNYALIFGHWGFPAMGVAGAAWATLIARAAHMILVVGWVYATRHSFALGVRDICARVDWPKVKRYIVFALPLVANYTLWGVGNATYHVLTGFAGTEALAIMGVIVPIESLFFALFIGLANASAVLVGRALGGDNHDEAWRLYRFFDQLTIGLVVSGCLILWLIRPWVIAIFDQLDPAAEALLADVLAVFSLLIWVKVLNMMRIMGVLRAGGDNKFCLAVDISAMWLVGIPLYAAGVFFTAVPFAAIFALMYLEEALKFIPVVMRIRKRYWIKNLVKAEAK; via the coding sequence GTGCCTTTATCTAAGCCCCTTACACCTAAGTCCCCTACCTTTTGGAAAAGCGTGCTATTGCTTGCCCTGCCTGTTGCGCTGCAAATGCTATTGCAATCGTTATTGGGTATGGCCGATGTGGTAATGGTGGGAGACCTAGGGCCAGAGGCCCTCGCCGCCGTGGGCTTAGCCGCCAAATTGCACTTTTTACTACTGGTTATGATGAGCGGTATTGCCGCCGGTGGCAGTGTGCTTATTGCCCAGTATTCCGGCAGTAAAAATAGCGAGGGCTGTCGCAATACCTTATCGGTTACGCTTGCCGTTGGTGTGGCGGTGATTATGCCACTCGTGGCGGCTTTTGCTATTGCACCCCAGGTTTGGGTTAACTGGATTAACCCCGACCCCATTGTAGTGGCCATTGCTGCTGAATATATCCAAATTACTGCGCTGGTATTACTGCTTACCCAAATAGCGGTTATCTATGAAGCGTCGTTGCGCGCATTGGGCAACACCACGGTTCCGCTTATTGGCGGGGCTGTTTCTGTTTTAGTGAATATTGCGCTTAACTACGCGCTTATTTTTGGTCATTGGGGGTTTCCTGCCATGGGCGTGGCTGGGGCGGCTTGGGCCACACTTATAGCGCGGGCAGCTCATATGATTTTAGTAGTGGGGTGGGTTTACGCCACGCGCCATAGTTTTGCTTTAGGTGTGCGGGATATATGCGCGCGGGTAGATTGGCCCAAGGTTAAGCGCTATATAGTGTTCGCCTTGCCCCTAGTGGCGAATTACACCCTGTGGGGTGTGGGCAACGCCACTTACCACGTGCTTACCGGTTTTGCGGGTACCGAAGCTTTGGCAATTATGGGCGTGATAGTACCCATAGAAAGCCTATTCTTTGCGTTGTTTATTGGTTTGGCTAATGCCTCTGCGGTGCTGGTCGGGCGCGCTCTGGGCGGCGACAACCACGACGAAGCTTGGCGGCTTTACCGGTTTTTTGACCAGCTAACTATTGGCTTGGTGGTAAGTGGCTGTTTGATATTGTGGTTAATTCGCCCTTGGGTAATAGCCATATTCGACCAACTAGACCCTGCTGCCGAAGCTTTACTGGCGGATGTACTGGCTGTGTTTAGCCTGCTTATTTGGGTAAAAGTATTAAACATGATGCGCATAATGGGCGTTTTGCGCGCAGGCGGTGATAACAAGTTTTGCTTGGCGGTGGATATTAGCGCTATGTGGCTGGTGGGTATTCCCCTTTATGCCGCCGGTGTATTTTTTACCGCTGTGCCCTTCGCGGCTATTTTTGCGCTTATGTACTTGGAAGAAGCGCTTAAGTTTATTCCGGTGGTAATGCGTATTCGCAAGCGCTATTGGATAAAAAACCTCGTTAAAGCCGAGGCCAAATAA
- a CDS encoding winged helix-turn-helix transcriptional regulator — translation MTKNIDHELRCSVAIATRLIGDTWSMMILRDFMIFGGTRRFEQLREGLNISRNVLTERLNTMLEGEIIRKSPVTEGAKRMEYKLSRKGWELMPILTGIHQWCETWRQDPTNSMLEFVDSQTKQPIKALSLYSQDGRELGPPDVSVLPKSDEAIEYLEKFNTPPKK, via the coding sequence ATGACAAAAAATATAGACCACGAATTACGTTGTAGTGTTGCCATAGCCACCCGTTTAATAGGCGACACTTGGAGTATGATGATTCTTCGAGACTTTATGATTTTTGGAGGCACAAGACGATTTGAACAGTTGCGCGAGGGGCTTAATATCTCCCGCAATGTACTCACCGAGCGATTAAACACCATGCTCGAAGGCGAAATAATTAGAAAAAGCCCTGTTACAGAAGGGGCAAAAAGAATGGAATATAAATTGTCGCGCAAGGGTTGGGAATTAATGCCCATACTCACAGGCATTCATCAATGGTGCGAAACTTGGCGACAAGACCCAACAAACTCGATGCTAGAGTTTGTGGATTCACAAACCAAACAGCCCATTAAAGCGCTTTCGCTTTATTCTCAAGATGGTCGCGAACTAGGCCCACCGGATGTAAGCGTACTGCCTAAATCTGATGAGGCCATTGAATACCTCGAAAAATTTAACACCCCACCAAAAAAATAG
- a CDS encoding FKBP-type peptidyl-prolyl cis-trans isomerase, producing MIVEKDTVVSFHYTLKESGGAELESNKDGLPMAYLHGHGNILTALEEALVGMSEGEQKHITLSPEQAYGARRENAQQRVPIKHLVGKYKRLQPGMVVRVNTEKGTVNGRVIKVGKFNVDLDMNHPFAGITLEFDVTIDSIRAASDDEIAHGHAHGPGGHHH from the coding sequence ATGATTGTAGAAAAAGATACGGTAGTAAGCTTCCATTACACCTTAAAAGAAAGCGGTGGTGCAGAGCTGGAATCGAATAAAGACGGCCTGCCAATGGCTTATTTGCACGGCCACGGCAATATTCTAACCGCCTTAGAAGAAGCCCTTGTAGGCATGAGCGAAGGCGAGCAAAAGCATATTACCCTATCGCCCGAGCAAGCCTATGGCGCGCGCCGCGAAAACGCCCAACAACGCGTACCTATCAAGCATTTGGTAGGTAAATACAAGCGCTTGCAACCCGGTATGGTTGTGCGTGTGAATACCGAAAAAGGGACGGTTAACGGCAGAGTCATTAAAGTTGGCAAGTTCAATGTCGACCTAGACATGAACCACCCATTTGCAGGCATTACTTTAGAATTTGATGTAACTATCGATAGCATTCGCGCAGCTAGCGACGATGAAATTGCCCACGGCCACGCACACGGGCCAGGTGGGCATCATCATTAA
- a CDS encoding secondary thiamine-phosphate synthase enzyme YjbQ, translating into MWLQKEIRLSAKARGFHLVTAEVVRELPELADFNVGLAHILIKHTSAALTLNENADPTVRDDFGRFFNRLVPENEPYYVHTDEGPDDMPAHLKSSILGSTLSLPITHGRFNLGIWQGIYLCEHRNYGGERTLLVTLQGE; encoded by the coding sequence ATGTGGTTGCAAAAAGAAATCCGGCTAAGCGCCAAGGCAAGAGGTTTTCACTTGGTAACTGCCGAAGTGGTGCGAGAGTTGCCAGAATTGGCGGATTTTAACGTGGGCCTTGCCCATATTTTAATTAAGCACACTTCTGCAGCACTTACTTTAAATGAAAATGCAGACCCAACGGTGCGCGATGATTTTGGTCGATTTTTCAACCGTTTGGTACCAGAGAACGAGCCGTACTACGTACATACAGATGAGGGGCCAGATGATATGCCCGCGCATTTAAAGTCCAGTATTTTGGGCTCGACGCTCTCGCTACCTATTACTCACGGGCGCTTTAACTTAGGAATTTGGCAGGGTATTTACCTGTGTGAGCATCGTAATTACGGCGGTGAGCGAACTTTATTGGTTACCCTACAAGGGGAATAA
- a CDS encoding 5-oxoprolinase subunit PxpA, translated as MKLNCDLGEGLDHADAAIMPLIHQANIACGGHTGNAASMAKAIQLALKHHVCIGAHPSYPDPDNFGRTSLAIPLDTLRESIAEQILSLHQACTALGGKVEYVKPHGALYNDLLHNPVLLEMLLELIRSEFSSLSLMMQATPQQHIHAQLAAQAGVTLQFEAFADRRYTPEGYLQARTIEGAVLHNVDDVIEQANQLLTHQRVLSTNGTWLNVNASSLCVHGDNPTALAAVRAISSNLKSLASK; from the coding sequence ATGAAGCTAAATTGTGATCTTGGTGAAGGTTTAGATCACGCCGACGCGGCCATTATGCCCCTTATCCATCAGGCTAATATTGCCTGTGGTGGCCATACTGGCAACGCCGCGAGTATGGCCAAAGCAATACAACTTGCGCTTAAACACCACGTTTGCATTGGCGCTCACCCCAGCTACCCCGACCCAGATAACTTTGGCCGCACCTCGCTCGCTATACCGTTAGACACGCTGCGCGAGAGTATTGCAGAGCAAATACTCAGCTTGCACCAAGCCTGTACAGCTTTGGGTGGCAAAGTAGAATACGTCAAACCCCACGGCGCCCTGTATAACGACCTGCTGCACAACCCCGTACTGCTAGAAATGCTACTCGAGCTTATTCGCAGTGAATTTTCATCGCTAAGCCTTATGATGCAAGCTACGCCCCAGCAACACATTCACGCCCAGCTAGCAGCCCAAGCGGGTGTAACCTTGCAATTCGAAGCCTTCGCCGACCGGCGCTATACCCCCGAAGGTTATTTGCAAGCGCGCACAATAGAGGGGGCTGTATTGCACAATGTAGATGACGTGATAGAGCAGGCAAACCAACTACTTACCCACCAGCGCGTACTAAGTACCAACGGCACTTGGCTAAACGTGAATGCCTCAAGCCTATGTGTACATGGCGACAACCCCACGGCGCTGGCTGCGGTTCGCGCCATTAGCAGTAACCTTAAAAGCCTAGCCAGTAAGTGA
- a CDS encoding class I SAM-dependent methyltransferase yields MKNVSSLLASAVFTTCMMASGAVFAADALQTKLSAAMADKSRPAGDVARDANRKPIETLAFFGLKDSMTVVEIMPGGGWYTRLLAPTLKEKGKLYVAYTNPKYMGDLLEQPAFAEVGKLGEKASFTHVAGPVFNLGNAQLDVKNADMVLTFRNYHNLDAAGRKAMNEAAYNALKVGGVYGVVDHTRRHMEQDNAENGRRFDPVLAIKEIQDAGFMLVDISELHYQPTDALDKEVGHDSVKGKTDRWTLKFVKNK; encoded by the coding sequence ATGAAAAACGTTTCGAGTTTATTGGCCAGCGCAGTGTTTACCACGTGCATGATGGCCTCGGGAGCGGTATTTGCCGCAGATGCACTGCAAACCAAATTAAGCGCAGCAATGGCCGATAAATCGCGCCCAGCGGGCGACGTTGCGCGCGATGCCAACCGCAAGCCAATTGAAACCTTGGCGTTTTTCGGTTTAAAAGACAGCATGACCGTTGTAGAGATTATGCCTGGCGGTGGCTGGTACACTCGCTTACTTGCGCCAACTTTAAAAGAGAAAGGCAAGCTGTACGTGGCCTATACCAACCCCAAATACATGGGCGATTTACTTGAGCAGCCCGCGTTTGCCGAGGTAGGTAAATTGGGTGAGAAAGCAAGTTTTACCCATGTAGCAGGGCCTGTATTCAATTTGGGCAATGCCCAATTGGATGTGAAAAATGCCGATATGGTGCTTACCTTCCGCAACTATCACAACTTAGATGCAGCAGGTCGTAAAGCCATGAATGAGGCGGCTTACAACGCACTAAAAGTTGGGGGTGTGTACGGTGTGGTAGATCATACTCGTCGCCATATGGAGCAGGATAACGCAGAAAACGGCCGTCGCTTCGACCCTGTACTCGCCATCAAAGAAATCCAAGATGCAGGCTTTATGCTGGTAGATATCTCCGAGCTACACTACCAACCAACAGACGCCTTAGATAAAGAAGTAGGCCACGACTCGGTAAAAGGCAAAACCGACCGCTGGACCTTAAAATTCGTAAAGAACAAATAA
- a CDS encoding transporter, whose protein sequence is MKIKLIACIALLHSASLVSAHESALRADSHAPIGIMGDHMHKQGEWMVSYRYMSMAMSGNLLGDSSISDDEIVTTQPNPYAAMPMMPPTLRVVPQEMTTAMHMVGVMYAPTDDITLMAMFNYLDKTMQLKTYQGMMGTTELGYFDSASSGMGDTKLGLMYRLFDDATHHLHANLSVSLPTGAIDKTGEVLTPMNMRMQTRLPYPMQLGSGTVDWQPGMTYTGKAGDVTWGTQYMLTLRSSENDEGYQLGNEQKLSAWGQYAISHSVSVGAGGEYFSSDAISGVDDEIMLPVQTANPANYGRDVINAKVSLNWVGQTGLLRDHRLAVEYSVPMKQDVNGLQMEMDSMFTFGYQKAF, encoded by the coding sequence ATGAAAATAAAATTAATTGCATGTATCGCACTTTTGCACTCAGCAAGTTTGGTGAGTGCACACGAGTCGGCACTGCGGGCTGATTCTCACGCGCCTATAGGTATTATGGGCGACCATATGCATAAACAGGGCGAGTGGATGGTGTCTTATCGTTATATGTCTATGGCGATGTCTGGCAACTTACTGGGTGACAGCAGTATAAGCGACGATGAAATAGTGACTACACAACCCAACCCCTATGCGGCTATGCCTATGATGCCGCCCACGCTGCGGGTGGTGCCTCAAGAAATGACAACTGCCATGCATATGGTGGGGGTGATGTACGCGCCTACAGACGATATTACCTTGATGGCTATGTTTAACTACTTGGATAAAACCATGCAGTTAAAAACCTACCAAGGCATGATGGGTACTACGGAGCTTGGCTATTTCGACAGCGCTTCCAGCGGTATGGGCGATACAAAGCTAGGTTTGATGTACCGCCTATTTGACGACGCCACGCACCACCTGCACGCCAATTTAAGCGTTAGCTTACCAACGGGCGCTATAGATAAAACAGGCGAAGTACTAACGCCCATGAATATGCGTATGCAAACACGCTTGCCTTACCCTATGCAGTTGGGGTCGGGCACTGTGGATTGGCAGCCAGGTATGACTTATACCGGCAAAGCGGGTGATGTGACTTGGGGCACGCAATATATGTTAACCCTGCGCAGTAGCGAAAATGATGAAGGGTATCAGCTAGGCAACGAGCAAAAATTGAGTGCGTGGGGGCAGTATGCAATTAGTCACAGTGTAAGTGTGGGCGCGGGTGGCGAGTATTTTTCATCGGATGCGATTAGCGGTGTGGATGATGAAATAATGCTACCGGTTCAAACAGCCAACCCAGCTAATTATGGCCGCGATGTGATTAACGCTAAAGTGAGCTTGAATTGGGTTGGGCAAACCGGTCTTCTGCGCGACCACCGCCTAGCCGTTGAGTACAGCGTGCCAATGAAGCAAGATGTAAACGGCCTACAAATGGAAATGGATTCCATGTTTACTTTCGGCTATCAAAAAGCGTTTTAG